A stretch of Haloprofundus halophilus DNA encodes these proteins:
- a CDS encoding BsuPI-related putative proteinase inhibitor, with amino-acid sequence MFTATLTATPRDDLVEFGLTVENRGDERATLSFRDAQRAEFVVSDASGDGEVWRWSDGRMFAQMLGSETLDPGESTTFEGVWDDPEPGDYVAVGELAAVDADAEAQTKFSVESV; translated from the coding sequence ATGTTCACAGCAACGCTCACCGCGACGCCGCGAGACGACCTCGTAGAGTTCGGACTGACCGTCGAGAACCGGGGAGACGAGCGCGCGACGCTCTCGTTCCGTGACGCTCAACGCGCGGAGTTCGTCGTCAGCGACGCCAGCGGCGACGGCGAAGTGTGGCGCTGGAGCGACGGCCGCATGTTCGCGCAGATGCTCGGGAGCGAGACGCTCGACCCCGGCGAGTCGACGACGTTCGAGGGCGTCTGGGACGACCCGGAACCGGGCGACTACGTCGCCGTCGGCGAACTGGCGGCCGTCGACGCCGACGCGGAGGCGCAGACGAAGTTTTCGGTGGAGTCGGTGTGA
- a CDS encoding NAD-dependent epimerase/dehydratase family protein, which produces MNLVDKRVVVTGGAGLVGSHLAAKLSTENDVVVADDLSKGTESRVPDDVEFVQADMRESADVAEVITEDVDVVFHLAAYTDTNYEDPRKLFEENTEMTYNVLERMDEAGVDDVAFTSSSTIYGEAPRPTPEDYAPIEPISAYGASKLADEALMSTYAHSHGFTAWVFRFANIVGPKQRGNVIPDFIEKLLGDPETLTILGDGRQEKSYLYVEDCVDAICHVVENADKSMNTYNLGTRTTTSVNRIADIVADVMGLDPEYEYTGGERGWKGDVPKMRLSVEKLSALGWEPSTASDEAVERAAEELYDELRTERES; this is translated from the coding sequence ATGAACCTCGTAGACAAGCGAGTCGTCGTCACCGGCGGGGCGGGTCTCGTCGGGTCGCACCTCGCGGCGAAACTGTCGACCGAGAACGACGTGGTCGTCGCCGACGACCTCTCGAAAGGAACCGAGTCACGCGTCCCCGACGACGTCGAGTTCGTCCAAGCGGACATGCGCGAATCGGCCGACGTGGCCGAGGTAATCACCGAGGACGTCGACGTCGTCTTCCACCTCGCGGCGTACACCGACACGAACTACGAGGACCCGAGAAAACTGTTCGAGGAGAACACCGAGATGACGTACAACGTCCTCGAACGGATGGACGAGGCCGGCGTCGACGACGTCGCGTTCACCTCCTCCTCGACCATCTACGGCGAGGCCCCGCGGCCGACGCCCGAGGACTACGCACCCATCGAACCCATCAGCGCCTACGGCGCGAGCAAACTGGCCGACGAGGCGTTGATGTCGACGTACGCGCACTCGCACGGCTTCACCGCGTGGGTGTTCCGCTTCGCCAACATCGTCGGGCCGAAGCAGCGCGGCAACGTCATTCCGGACTTCATCGAGAAACTGCTCGGCGACCCCGAAACGCTCACCATCCTCGGCGACGGCCGCCAGGAGAAGTCGTACCTCTACGTCGAGGACTGCGTCGACGCCATCTGTCACGTCGTCGAAAACGCGGACAAATCGATGAACACCTACAATCTGGGGACGCGGACGACCACCTCGGTCAACCGCATCGCCGACATCGTCGCCGACGTGATGGGACTGGACCCCGAGTACGAGTACACCGGCGGCGAGCGCGGGTGGAAAGGCGACGTGCCGAAGATGCGCCTCTCCGTCGAGAAACTCTCCGCGCTCGGGTGGGAGCCGTCGACTGCCAGCGACGAGGCGGTCGAACGCGCCGCAGAGGAACTGTACGACGAACTTCGCACCGAGCGCGAGTCGTAG
- a CDS encoding tRNA (cytidine(56)-2'-O)-methyltransferase: MQDESEVVVLRLGHRPGRDDRMTTHIGLTARALGADRALLVGDASQSETTVRDITTRFGGPFEVEVVDSYRDIVRDWRGTVVHLTMYGERVQDVEDDVRAAHAEEPILVVVGAEKVPFEVYDYADFNVGVTNQPHSEVAALAVFLDRLFEGRELEREWEDAEREVIPMETGKRVEEVE; the protein is encoded by the coding sequence ATGCAAGACGAATCCGAAGTCGTCGTCCTGCGACTCGGGCACCGACCGGGCCGCGACGACCGGATGACGACGCACATCGGGCTGACGGCGCGGGCGCTCGGCGCGGACCGCGCGCTCCTCGTCGGCGACGCGAGCCAGTCGGAGACGACGGTGCGAGACATCACGACGAGATTCGGCGGCCCGTTCGAGGTCGAAGTTGTCGACTCCTACCGCGATATCGTCCGCGACTGGAGGGGGACGGTCGTCCACCTCACGATGTACGGCGAGCGCGTTCAGGACGTAGAGGACGACGTCAGAGCCGCGCACGCCGAGGAACCGATTCTCGTCGTCGTCGGCGCGGAGAAGGTCCCGTTCGAGGTGTACGACTACGCGGACTTCAACGTCGGCGTGACGAACCAACCCCACTCGGAGGTGGCGGCGCTGGCGGTGTTCCTCGACCGCCTGTTCGAGGGCCGGGAACTCGAACGGGAGTGGGAGGACGCCGAGCGCGAGGTGATTCCGATGGAGACGGGCAAGCGCGTCGAAGAAGTCGAGTGA
- a CDS encoding transcription factor, whose amino-acid sequence MAFEDLLGDPVIQKYLHELVGPTGMPVAAAPPDGEVTDEELAEELGLELNDVRRALFILYENDLATYRRVRDEDSGWLTYLWTFEYDNIPENLEEEMHRLLDALEERQEYEQTHEFYLCEVCSIRFEFGEAMDFGFECPECGSPLESMENNRLVDAMNRRVDELREELNADVTG is encoded by the coding sequence ATGGCTTTTGAGGACCTGCTGGGAGACCCTGTCATTCAGAAGTACCTCCACGAGCTGGTCGGTCCGACGGGAATGCCCGTCGCCGCCGCGCCGCCGGACGGGGAGGTCACCGACGAGGAGCTCGCCGAGGAGCTCGGTCTCGAACTCAACGACGTTCGTCGCGCGCTTTTCATCCTCTACGAGAACGACCTCGCGACGTACCGCCGCGTCCGCGACGAGGACTCCGGGTGGCTCACCTATCTCTGGACGTTCGAGTACGACAACATCCCCGAGAACCTCGAAGAGGAGATGCACCGCCTGCTCGACGCGCTCGAAGAGCGCCAGGAGTACGAACAGACCCACGAGTTCTACCTCTGCGAGGTCTGTTCGATCCGCTTCGAGTTCGGCGAGGCGATGGACTTCGGCTTCGAGTGTCCCGAGTGCGGCTCCCCGTTGGAGTCGATGGAGAACAACCGCCTCGTCGACGCGATGAACCGACGAGTCGACGAACTCCGCGAGGAACTGAACGCCGACGTGACCGGCTGA
- a CDS encoding DUF2110 family protein: MVVLATKCYVEGDARERTLDSLRSLVANEIGSLDVEFTVGVRHDEFVAVTVEGDDETVARNALREEWGEIPTHLDAGETYVGTLESWDDDGFVLDVGEEIRIPSAEIGLGRGTPSQIRERFGLVQHQRLKFVYGGDDEPSRLADETRDQLYDWRRGAGRVNVNSATRGEVRATVNRAGHANDIVTVERLGLLEQSIICAEGTDPPGLLASIGSYLPSELRCVIP; the protein is encoded by the coding sequence ATGGTCGTTCTCGCAACCAAATGTTACGTCGAAGGTGACGCCCGCGAGCGGACGCTCGACAGTCTCCGGTCGCTCGTCGCGAACGAGATCGGCTCGCTGGACGTGGAGTTCACCGTCGGCGTCCGCCACGACGAGTTCGTCGCCGTCACCGTCGAAGGCGACGACGAGACGGTCGCACGCAACGCGCTCCGCGAGGAGTGGGGCGAAATTCCGACGCATCTCGACGCCGGAGAGACGTACGTCGGCACGCTCGAATCGTGGGACGACGACGGGTTCGTCCTCGACGTGGGCGAAGAGATTCGCATCCCGAGCGCCGAGATCGGGCTCGGGCGAGGTACCCCCTCACAGATTCGCGAGCGGTTCGGACTGGTCCAGCACCAGCGCCTCAAATTCGTCTACGGCGGCGACGACGAACCGTCGCGGCTGGCCGACGAGACGCGCGACCAGTTGTACGACTGGCGGCGCGGGGCGGGACGGGTCAACGTCAACAGCGCCACCCGCGGCGAGGTTCGCGCGACGGTGAACCGGGCCGGACACGCGAACGACATCGTCACCGTCGAACGACTCGGCCTCCTCGAGCAGAGCATCATCTGCGCCGAGGGGACCGACCCGCCGGGGCTTCTGGCAAGCATCGGCTCGTATCTGCCGTCGGAGCTGCGCTGTGTCATCCCATGA
- a CDS encoding DUF5803 family protein: MNRRLLLASAAVVLLVATSGCLGFFGDNEIPPDRLDGNVTGEYNWDADADVYINVSERATYQAVYRFEGDELSLYRNDGLGTESPLYVEAVRYRYPNGTVVNGTTLIERGGSIEEQRDAVVVEPPADAPSNEAGQLAFTGQSTPKQFSLPTFVKGSYEIVLPEDRRVDVPILSSTRPSADRQSLEDGRVHLHWDDVQRDVISVRFYLERDLYIFGGILGVSTLVALVGGLYYRRRIAELRRQREELGLDVDTSDDTGRRPPPGM; this comes from the coding sequence ATGAACCGTCGACTGCTTTTGGCCTCGGCCGCCGTCGTCCTGCTCGTCGCCACCTCGGGGTGTCTCGGCTTCTTCGGCGACAACGAGATTCCGCCCGACCGCCTCGACGGCAACGTCACCGGCGAGTACAACTGGGACGCCGACGCCGACGTTTACATCAACGTCTCCGAGCGGGCGACGTATCAGGCGGTGTACCGCTTCGAGGGCGACGAACTGAGCCTGTACCGTAACGACGGCCTCGGCACCGAGAGTCCCCTCTACGTCGAGGCGGTTCGCTACCGCTACCCGAACGGAACCGTCGTCAACGGGACGACGCTCATCGAGCGCGGCGGCTCCATCGAAGAGCAACGAGACGCCGTCGTCGTCGAACCGCCGGCGGACGCGCCGTCGAACGAGGCGGGCCAGTTAGCGTTCACGGGCCAGAGCACCCCGAAGCAGTTCTCGCTGCCGACGTTCGTGAAGGGCTCCTACGAGATCGTCCTGCCGGAGGACCGCCGCGTCGACGTGCCGATTCTGAGTAGCACGCGGCCGAGTGCGGACCGACAGAGCCTCGAAGACGGTCGCGTCCACCTCCACTGGGACGACGTTCAGCGCGACGTGATCTCGGTCCGGTTCTACCTCGAACGCGACCTCTACATCTTCGGCGGCATACTCGGCGTCTCCACGCTCGTCGCGCTCGTCGGCGGTCTCTACTACCGCCGGCGTATCGCGGAACTCCGGCGACAGCGCGAGGAGCTCGGACTGGACGTCGACACGTCCGACGACACCGGTCGTCGCCCGCCACCGGGGATGTGA
- a CDS encoding competence/damage-inducible protein A gives MRIAIVSVGDELLVGDTVNTNAAWLGERLAARGATVERVTTVPDRLADIAQVVNESLAAYDAVVVTGGLGPTHDDVTMEGVAAAVGRSLEPHAEASAWLADRGGYSADDGDPRTVELPAGARFLPNDEGVAPGAVVESVYVLPGVPAEMKAMFGRVENEFTGTETYVERVLVDEPESALADRLVDLQRRFDVTVGSHPGDGVRVKISAADAGAAKDAAGWLREHANVIDVDAADD, from the coding sequence ATGCGAATCGCAATCGTCAGCGTCGGCGACGAACTGCTCGTCGGCGACACGGTGAACACGAACGCCGCGTGGCTCGGCGAACGGCTCGCCGCGCGCGGCGCGACGGTCGAACGCGTGACGACGGTGCCCGACCGCCTCGCCGACATCGCCCAGGTGGTCAACGAGTCGCTGGCCGCCTACGACGCGGTCGTCGTCACCGGCGGTCTCGGACCGACGCACGACGACGTGACGATGGAGGGCGTCGCGGCGGCGGTCGGCAGGTCGCTGGAACCGCACGCGGAGGCGTCGGCGTGGCTCGCCGACCGCGGCGGCTACTCGGCGGACGACGGCGACCCGCGAACGGTCGAACTCCCGGCGGGCGCGCGTTTTCTCCCGAACGACGAGGGCGTCGCGCCGGGTGCCGTCGTCGAGTCGGTGTACGTGCTGCCGGGCGTCCCCGCGGAGATGAAGGCGATGTTCGGACGCGTCGAAAACGAGTTCACGGGAACCGAGACGTACGTCGAGCGCGTCCTCGTCGACGAACCGGAGAGTGCACTCGCCGACAGGTTAGTCGACTTACAGCGTCGCTTCGACGTCACCGTCGGAAGCCATCCGGGCGACGGCGTCCGCGTGAAAATCAGCGCTGCAGACGCGGGGGCGGCGAAGGACGCGGCCGGATGGCTCCGCGAACACGCGAACGTCATCGACGTCGACGCCGCGGACGACTGA
- a CDS encoding HalOD1 output domain-containing protein: protein MDDRAASLTEVAVNAASWDETMPPSTAAVVAVAEVKDVDPREMQPLYRAVDPDALDALFAKQSASSVAFDLSGYEVLVTSGGRVLVFESIPEYGR from the coding sequence ATGGATGACCGTGCGGCGTCACTGACGGAAGTGGCCGTAAACGCCGCCTCGTGGGACGAGACGATGCCCCCGAGCACCGCCGCCGTGGTGGCCGTGGCCGAAGTGAAAGACGTCGACCCCCGCGAGATGCAACCGCTCTACCGGGCCGTCGACCCGGACGCCCTCGACGCGTTGTTCGCTAAGCAGTCGGCGTCGTCCGTCGCGTTCGACCTCTCGGGATACGAAGTGCTCGTCACGAGCGGCGGCCGAGTGCTCGTCTTCGAGAGCATCCCGGAGTACGGCCGATAG
- a CDS encoding ATP-NAD kinase family protein: protein MRIGVVVNPIAGMGGRVGLKGTDGKVAEARERGAEPRAPERARRALTELRERVPDAALVVYGGEMGEDAARAVGFDPEVVGAPSDEETTADDTRRAVEAFVAAGVDLVLFVGGDGTAADVAEALSESGSETPMLGVPAGVKVYSSVFAVSPEDAAGIAASFERTERREVMDIDEDDYREGEVHPELRAVAAVPVADDLQSSKQLSGGTVEALAEGVAADVEPGVTYVLGPGSTVGAVKEALGFEGSPIGVDVWRDGEVLVRDAGESEILDALGEENVVVVSPIGGQGFVFGRGNPQLSPAVVRRCSVEVVASRSKLDGISVLRVDTDDPELDAELRGWTKVRVGRFERRMMKVV, encoded by the coding sequence ATGCGCATCGGCGTCGTCGTCAATCCGATCGCCGGGATGGGTGGGCGAGTCGGACTGAAAGGGACGGACGGGAAGGTCGCTGAGGCGAGAGAACGAGGTGCGGAGCCGCGCGCACCGGAGCGAGCGCGCCGCGCGCTGACCGAACTCCGCGAACGCGTTCCCGACGCGGCGCTCGTCGTCTACGGCGGCGAGATGGGCGAGGACGCCGCCCGGGCGGTCGGCTTCGACCCGGAGGTCGTCGGCGCGCCGAGCGACGAGGAGACGACGGCCGACGACACCCGGCGCGCCGTCGAAGCGTTCGTCGCCGCCGGCGTCGACCTCGTCCTCTTCGTCGGCGGCGACGGTACCGCGGCCGACGTCGCCGAGGCCCTCTCGGAGTCGGGGAGCGAGACGCCGATGCTCGGCGTCCCCGCGGGCGTCAAAGTGTACTCGTCGGTGTTCGCCGTCTCTCCGGAGGACGCCGCGGGTATCGCCGCCTCCTTCGAGCGCACCGAGCGCCGCGAGGTGATGGACATCGACGAGGACGACTACCGCGAGGGCGAGGTCCACCCCGAACTCCGAGCCGTCGCCGCCGTCCCCGTCGCCGACGACTTGCAGTCCTCGAAACAGCTAAGCGGCGGTACCGTCGAGGCGCTCGCCGAGGGCGTCGCCGCCGACGTGGAACCGGGCGTCACCTACGTGCTCGGTCCCGGTTCGACCGTCGGCGCGGTGAAGGAGGCGCTGGGGTTCGAGGGGTCGCCCATCGGCGTCGACGTGTGGCGAGACGGGGAGGTGCTCGTCCGCGACGCCGGCGAGTCGGAGATTCTCGATGCGCTCGGCGAGGAGAACGTCGTCGTCGTCTCGCCCATCGGGGGACAGGGGTTTGTGTTCGGCCGCGGCAACCCGCAGTTGTCGCCCGCGGTCGTCCGTCGCTGTTCGGTCGAAGTCGTCGCCTCGCGCTCGAAACTCGACGGTATCTCGGTGCTGCGCGTCGACACCGACGACCCCGAACTCGACGCGGAGTTGCGAGGCTGGACGAAGGTCCGCGTCGGCCGCTTCGAGCGCCGGATGATGAAGGTCGTCTGA
- a CDS encoding PhoU domain-containing protein has protein sequence METRKVQRLGPSTLAMTLPAEWAKEHGVNKGDEVSIRMGGKGTLTVLPESASTEDSEAVIHADNLDADGLERAIVAQYVLGRRVIHVEKSEGALDSEHINAVYKAETQLMGLGVIEETPERIAIRCSVDPEDFTLDNLLERLENTGSTMRGEAVKALAHGNPDLAQRALNRERQANKIFVLVLRLIFTAYQNPNLCRAVGLESGFPLIGYRSVAKNLELTADNAEDIAEIVLNTEGHTIDVDSATMRRIREFTDQVDDITVKAVRSVVDRDYDLTIEVREQFRELTDREQDILSEIPEVSNEELLRIREVLVSLQQTAQYAMRNAEIAANLALNAESEHVTIS, from the coding sequence ATGGAGACGCGGAAAGTCCAGCGGCTCGGTCCCTCGACGCTGGCGATGACGCTCCCGGCGGAGTGGGCGAAAGAACACGGCGTGAACAAAGGCGACGAGGTGTCGATTCGGATGGGCGGCAAGGGAACGCTCACCGTGTTGCCGGAGTCGGCGTCGACGGAGGACTCGGAGGCGGTCATCCACGCCGACAACCTCGACGCGGACGGACTCGAACGCGCTATCGTCGCCCAGTACGTTCTCGGGCGACGCGTGATTCACGTCGAGAAGTCCGAGGGCGCGCTCGACAGCGAACACATCAACGCCGTCTACAAGGCGGAGACGCAGCTGATGGGCCTCGGCGTCATCGAGGAGACGCCCGAGCGAATCGCCATCCGGTGTTCGGTCGACCCCGAGGACTTCACGCTCGACAACCTGCTCGAACGCCTCGAAAACACCGGGAGCACGATGCGCGGCGAGGCGGTGAAGGCGCTGGCGCACGGCAACCCGGACCTCGCACAGCGGGCGCTCAACCGCGAGCGACAGGCGAACAAGATTTTCGTCCTCGTGCTCCGCCTCATCTTCACGGCCTACCAGAACCCGAACCTCTGTCGGGCGGTCGGCCTCGAATCGGGCTTTCCGCTCATCGGCTACCGCTCGGTGGCGAAGAACCTCGAACTCACCGCCGACAACGCCGAGGACATCGCCGAAATCGTCCTCAACACCGAAGGACACACCATCGACGTCGACTCGGCGACGATGCGCCGCATCCGCGAGTTCACCGACCAGGTCGACGACATCACGGTCAAAGCGGTCCGGTCGGTCGTCGACCGCGACTACGACCTCACCATCGAGGTGCGAGAGCAGTTCCGCGAACTCACCGACCGCGAGCAGGACATCCTCTCGGAGATTCCGGAGGTGTCGAACGAGGAGCTCCTTCGAATCCGCGAGGTGCTCGTCAGCCTCCAGCAGACCGCCCAGTACGCGATGCGAAACGCCGAAATCGCGGCGAACCTCGCGCTCAACGCCGAGTCCGAGCACGTCACCATCTCCTGA
- a CDS encoding DUF7528 family protein, producing the protein MSRADAAELQDSIGTALTEKREFFRTAGEHRDDGSYVVSRRSAESAGNAKVFESFESLRRLYDRLPREFTAEDVGRTGITGSRRHMLIRHFGEHPAFDCRITRRNPLTAERVDADAGSAGGDVLTEADATAD; encoded by the coding sequence CTGTCGAGAGCCGACGCTGCGGAACTGCAAGACAGCATCGGGACCGCGCTGACCGAGAAACGCGAGTTCTTCCGCACCGCGGGCGAGCACCGCGACGACGGCAGTTACGTCGTCTCGCGGCGCAGCGCGGAGTCGGCGGGCAACGCGAAAGTGTTCGAGAGCTTCGAGAGTCTGCGCCGCCTGTACGACCGTCTCCCCCGCGAGTTCACGGCCGAAGACGTCGGTCGGACCGGTATCACCGGGTCGCGCCGCCACATGCTGATTCGGCACTTCGGCGAACATCCCGCCTTCGACTGCCGCATCACCCGGCGGAATCCGCTGACCGCCGAACGGGTCGATGCCGACGCCGGAAGCGCCGGTGGCGACGTGTTGACCGAGGCGGACGCGACGGCCGACTGA
- a CDS encoding LEA type 2 family protein → MEPSAADRPDATSVPETLRSRISRGRSGRIAVVLVAVTVALVVASALGFVGAPEVTEISNRIVAVDNDTTTIETNVTVRNPNPLGVSIDGATIDYGVRMNDVPMASNRKNGLRIGRGNTTLSFRTEMRNERISEWWVTHVENGERTTLRVDADAGYRGVEATFEGPTVERDIQTDIVSAFNSTETRAIDANRPLVSDPVLYVNETSARWGDANESATPIRTSFVVYNPKPVPLTLSELGYDIHMNGVRVGRGSTNREYVVGPKQTQRIEATAVIENDRLDEWWVTHVRRGEVTTLAIDFSAVVRLPGGVRLDLPLQGVRYTQTIQTDVFGTETNVGRSNGTESAGNSTESAGNSTESTGNSTETTGNSTEAKRNLATADGHRPTADGSHSTAGRNRSPTGEGGLVAFVSPNLHLPTTFLPRPSVYRVHATEYPLSWSSSSPAMRTPSR, encoded by the coding sequence ATGGAACCGAGTGCGGCGGACCGTCCGGACGCGACGAGCGTGCCGGAGACGTTGCGGTCGCGCATTTCGAGGGGCCGGTCGGGTCGAATCGCCGTCGTGCTCGTCGCCGTGACCGTCGCCCTCGTCGTCGCCTCCGCGCTCGGCTTCGTCGGCGCCCCCGAAGTCACCGAAATCAGCAATCGAATCGTCGCCGTCGACAACGACACGACGACTATCGAGACGAACGTCACCGTCCGGAATCCGAACCCGCTCGGGGTCAGCATCGACGGCGCGACTATCGACTACGGCGTGCGGATGAACGACGTGCCGATGGCCTCGAACCGCAAGAACGGCCTCCGCATCGGCCGCGGCAACACGACGCTCTCGTTCCGGACCGAGATGCGAAACGAGCGCATCTCCGAGTGGTGGGTGACGCACGTCGAAAACGGCGAGCGAACGACGCTCCGAGTCGACGCCGACGCCGGGTACCGCGGCGTCGAAGCCACCTTCGAGGGGCCCACGGTCGAGCGCGATATCCAGACTGATATCGTCTCGGCGTTCAACTCGACGGAGACCCGAGCCATCGACGCGAACCGACCGCTCGTCTCGGACCCGGTCCTCTACGTCAACGAGACGAGCGCACGGTGGGGCGACGCCAACGAGTCGGCGACGCCGATTCGCACCTCGTTCGTCGTCTACAACCCGAAGCCGGTCCCGCTGACGCTGAGCGAACTCGGCTACGACATCCACATGAACGGCGTCCGCGTCGGACGGGGGTCGACGAACCGCGAGTACGTCGTCGGGCCGAAGCAGACCCAGCGTATCGAGGCGACCGCCGTCATCGAAAACGACCGACTCGACGAGTGGTGGGTGACGCACGTCCGCCGCGGGGAGGTGACGACGCTCGCCATCGATTTCTCCGCCGTCGTCCGCCTGCCCGGCGGCGTGAGACTCGACCTTCCCCTCCAAGGCGTCCGGTACACGCAGACGATTCAGACCGACGTGTTCGGAACGGAGACGAACGTCGGGCGGTCGAACGGTACCGAATCGGCCGGAAACAGTACCGAATCGGCCGGAAACAGTACCGAGTCGACCGGAAACAGCACGGAAACGACCGGAAACAGCACCGAAGCAAAACGAAATCTGGCGACCGCAGACGGGCATCGTCCGACCGCGGACGGGAGTCACTCGACCGCAGGTCGAAATCGCTCGCCAACCGGCGAGGGTGGGCTGGTCGCGTTCGTCTCGCCAAACCTGCACCTGCCGACAACGTTTTTACCCCGTCCGTCCGTGTATCGAGTACATGCAACGGAGTACCCACTCTCCTGGTCGAGTTCTTCTCCCGCGATGAGAACGCCGTCTCGGTGA
- a CDS encoding DUF7525 family protein, with product MATQTTQTDMGIGVAMLFSVLALVGAAVMLVGPDQLTQAWGFAGAMVAASLAVVAVHVYAN from the coding sequence ATGGCAACGCAGACGACTCAGACGGACATGGGCATCGGCGTGGCGATGCTGTTTTCGGTGCTCGCGCTCGTCGGCGCGGCGGTGATGCTCGTCGGACCCGATCAGTTGACGCAGGCGTGGGGATTCGCCGGCGCGATGGTCGCCGCGTCGCTGGCGGTCGTCGCCGTGCACGTGTACGCTAACTAA
- a CDS encoding DUF7123 family protein, producing MTEYTDEEQRIIAYLRESVTRGERYFRAKNIAEAIGLSAKQVGSRLPRLAEKSEDVEIEKWGRARSTTWRVTRS from the coding sequence ATGACCGAATACACCGACGAGGAACAGCGGATTATCGCCTACCTCCGGGAGAGCGTCACTCGCGGTGAGCGGTACTTCCGGGCGAAGAACATCGCCGAGGCGATCGGCCTCTCGGCGAAGCAGGTCGGGTCGCGCCTGCCGCGTCTCGCGGAGAAATCCGAAGACGTCGAGATCGAGAAGTGGGGTCGCGCGCGCTCGACGACGTGGCGTGTCACCCGCAGTTAA
- a CDS encoding CoxG family protein, with protein MTVRVTRTFEFDHPPEAVWAFISDPEKRAGAISVVEDYDVHPTDERKATWHVALPIPLVRSTIPVETEDVTRDAPRYVKFVGRSRALRVTGEHTVEGTENGSRLVNEFVVDGSLPGVESFFKRNLDRELDNLERALRRELAEAER; from the coding sequence ATGACTGTCAGGGTTACGCGGACCTTCGAGTTCGACCACCCACCGGAGGCCGTGTGGGCGTTCATCTCCGACCCCGAGAAACGTGCGGGCGCGATAAGCGTCGTCGAGGATTACGACGTTCACCCGACCGACGAGCGGAAAGCGACGTGGCACGTCGCACTCCCGATTCCCCTTGTCAGGTCGACGATACCCGTCGAGACCGAAGACGTGACCCGTGACGCCCCCCGGTACGTGAAGTTCGTCGGCCGCTCGCGCGCGCTCCGCGTCACCGGCGAACACACCGTCGAGGGGACGGAGAACGGCTCCCGCCTCGTCAACGAGTTCGTCGTCGACGGCAGTTTGCCCGGGGTCGAGAGCTTCTTCAAGCGAAATCTCGACCGCGAACTCGACAACTTAGAACGGGCGCTGCGACGCGAGCTCGCCGAGGCGGAGCGCTGA
- a CDS encoding nitrilase-related carbon-nitrogen hydrolase: MRLTLAQLEQDAGSVESALEAAETTVEAAAADGADLVALPELFAVGYFAFESYARVAEGLDGPTFGRLRDMAVDHDVGLLAGSHVEDLEASAAAGYDVPADEGLANTTTFFDRDGSLRTTYRKHHLFGYESAEARLLTPGERLEPFEFDGFTVGTCTCYDLRFPELTRRLVDDGVTLLLVPSAWPYPRVEHWQTLTRARSIENLWYLGAINGVGAFESATLLGRSTVYDPWGTALASAGDRPAHVTADLDPDEVTRVREEFPALADRR; the protein is encoded by the coding sequence ATGCGTCTCACCCTCGCCCAACTCGAACAGGACGCCGGAAGCGTCGAGAGCGCCCTCGAAGCCGCCGAAACGACCGTCGAAGCGGCGGCCGCCGACGGGGCGGACCTCGTCGCGCTCCCGGAACTGTTCGCCGTCGGCTACTTCGCGTTCGAATCGTACGCCCGAGTCGCCGAAGGTCTGGACGGGCCGACGTTCGGCCGACTCCGCGATATGGCGGTCGACCACGACGTCGGCCTCCTCGCCGGCAGCCACGTCGAGGACCTCGAAGCGAGCGCCGCCGCGGGCTACGACGTCCCCGCCGACGAGGGGCTGGCGAACACGACGACGTTTTTCGACCGCGACGGCTCGCTGCGGACGACGTACCGCAAACACCACCTGTTCGGATACGAATCCGCCGAAGCGCGTCTGCTCACGCCGGGCGAGCGTCTCGAACCGTTCGAGTTCGACGGCTTCACCGTCGGGACCTGTACCTGCTACGACCTCCGCTTCCCGGAACTGACGCGTCGACTCGTCGACGACGGTGTCACCTTGCTCCTCGTGCCGAGCGCGTGGCCGTACCCCCGCGTCGAACACTGGCAGACGCTGACGCGAGCGCGGTCTATCGAGAACCTCTGGTATCTCGGCGCGATAAACGGCGTCGGCGCGTTCGAGTCGGCGACGCTGCTCGGACGGTCGACGGTGTACGACCCGTGGGGGACGGCGTTGGCCAGCGCGGGTGACCGTCCCGCACACGTCACTGCTGACCTCGACCCCGACGAGGTGACGCGAGTCCGCGAGGAGTTCCCGGCGCTCGCGGACCGGCGGTGA